Proteins from a genomic interval of Hyalangium ruber:
- a CDS encoding ureidoglycolate lyase yields MSTRAPLKAQPLTREAFAPFGEVIGSELAGGASANQGTATRYNHVAQLASSRPEARPNLAVFHSVPKALPFQVRLLERHPCSTQMFVPMACRRFLVVVCPDDAQGEPDLAGLRAFLCGPGQGVNYRAGVWHHPIIALEGPADFLMLAWEDGSARDCEERPLTAPLLVTSD; encoded by the coding sequence ATGAGCACACGCGCTCCATTGAAGGCACAGCCCCTCACACGAGAGGCCTTCGCCCCATTCGGGGAAGTCATTGGCTCGGAACTCGCCGGAGGCGCCAGCGCCAACCAGGGCACGGCCACCCGGTACAACCACGTCGCCCAGCTCGCCAGCAGCCGGCCCGAGGCGCGGCCGAACCTGGCCGTGTTCCACTCGGTACCCAAGGCGCTGCCCTTCCAGGTGCGTCTGCTGGAGCGCCACCCCTGCTCGACGCAGATGTTCGTGCCCATGGCCTGCCGGCGCTTCCTGGTCGTCGTCTGCCCGGATGATGCCCAGGGCGAGCCGGATCTCGCCGGCCTGCGGGCCTTCCTCTGTGGGCCCGGACAAGGAGTGAACTACCGCGCCGGGGTCTGGCACCACCCCATCATCGCCCTCGAGGGGCCGGCCGATTTCCTGATGCTGGCCTGGGAGGATGGCTCCGCGCGCGACTGCGAGGAGCGCCCGCTGACGGCGCCGCTGCTCGTGACCAGCGATTGA
- a CDS encoding DUSAM domain-containing protein, protein MTEKNLEDDWYPIRMLDNRVQQGEPLVLTDEARALLRRTAPTVAIHEAEAEAALTSTESATTLLHEIRRRITEGSRRLSRGLHQMYRLRDAGDLEGACQQMREILAVEVVPHYRDIAEGQLECLGEVE, encoded by the coding sequence ATGACGGAGAAGAACCTGGAGGACGACTGGTATCCCATCCGGATGCTGGACAATCGGGTGCAGCAGGGCGAGCCGCTTGTACTCACTGACGAGGCACGCGCCCTCCTCCGGCGCACCGCTCCAACGGTGGCGATCCATGAGGCAGAAGCGGAAGCGGCTCTCACCTCCACGGAGAGCGCCACCACGCTGCTCCACGAAATCCGGCGCCGCATCACGGAGGGCTCGCGCCGACTCTCACGAGGACTGCACCAGATGTACCGCCTGCGGGATGCGGGGGACCTCGAGGGGGCATGTCAGCAGATGCGTGAGATCCTGGCTGTCGAGGTCGTGCCACACTACCGGGACATTGCTGAGGGGCAGCTGGAATGCCTCGGTGAAGTGGAGTAG
- a CDS encoding lamin tail domain-containing protein has product MRIIEPSLRHSLLDRRLLAAVLSLTLAACGGTELEGAGDEALATQENALASVRLRLMAANTTSGNLQSYDPGNGTRIFQGTDPDVVMIQEFNYGDNSATAIRSFVNTAFGSSFYYYREAGAQIPNGVISRYPIIASGEWDDNQVTNRDFAWARIDVPGPKDLWVVSVHLLTASSSVRNTEAVNLVNFIKANIPTGDYLAIGGDFNTDSRSEAAFSTFSQVVSTASPYPADRNGNTNTNASRGKPYDHVLVDSDLRAYQTATVIGGSSFAAGTVIDTRVYSPISEISPALSSDSGATNMQHMAVIKDFLIPSDTVTAGVTVNSPNGGESFTAGSSQSITWAATGVTNVKLEYTLNGSTWTVITSSTAASASSYTWTVPSTASTAARVRVSDASNSALTDMSNTAFTITTTPTGTGKVFINEVLANEAGSDVNGEFVELVNSGTAAVDLSGWTISDATGTRHTFASGTSLAAGKAIVVFGAAAGIPAGLTNAVGASTAQLNLSNSGDTVTLKNASGTAMDTLTYSSSLSGTDGVSANRSPDGSSTGSFVLHTSVGSTASSPGKRANGTAY; this is encoded by the coding sequence GTGCGAATCATCGAACCCTCCTTGAGGCACTCACTCCTCGACCGTCGATTGCTGGCGGCCGTGCTCTCCCTGACGCTCGCGGCGTGTGGAGGCACGGAACTGGAAGGAGCGGGCGATGAAGCCCTGGCGACCCAGGAGAACGCGCTGGCCAGCGTCCGGCTGCGCCTGATGGCCGCCAACACCACCAGTGGCAACCTCCAGAGCTACGACCCTGGCAACGGCACCCGTATCTTCCAGGGCACCGATCCGGACGTGGTGATGATTCAGGAGTTCAACTACGGCGACAACTCGGCCACCGCCATCCGGAGCTTCGTCAACACGGCGTTCGGCTCGAGCTTCTATTACTACCGCGAGGCCGGCGCGCAGATCCCCAACGGCGTCATCAGCCGCTACCCGATCATCGCCTCGGGCGAGTGGGACGACAACCAGGTCACCAACCGTGACTTCGCCTGGGCCCGCATCGACGTCCCCGGCCCGAAGGACCTCTGGGTGGTGAGCGTGCACCTGCTCACGGCCAGCTCCAGCGTGCGCAACACGGAGGCGGTCAACCTGGTCAACTTCATCAAGGCCAACATCCCCACGGGCGACTACCTGGCCATCGGTGGTGACTTCAACACCGACAGCCGCTCCGAGGCCGCCTTCTCCACCTTCTCGCAGGTGGTGTCGACGGCGTCCCCGTACCCGGCCGACCGCAACGGCAACACCAACACCAACGCGAGCCGCGGCAAGCCGTATGACCACGTTCTCGTCGACAGCGACCTGCGTGCCTATCAGACGGCCACCGTCATCGGCGGCAGCAGCTTCGCCGCCGGCACGGTGATTGATACGCGCGTCTACTCGCCCATCTCGGAGATCTCCCCGGCGCTGAGCTCCGACAGCGGCGCCACCAACATGCAGCACATGGCCGTCATCAAGGACTTCCTCATCCCCAGCGACACGGTGACCGCGGGCGTCACGGTGAACTCGCCCAATGGCGGTGAGAGCTTCACGGCGGGCAGCTCGCAGAGCATCACCTGGGCGGCCACGGGCGTGACGAACGTGAAGCTGGAGTACACGCTCAATGGCAGCACCTGGACCGTCATCACCTCCAGCACGGCGGCCTCCGCGAGCAGCTACACCTGGACGGTGCCGAGCACCGCCTCCACCGCCGCGCGGGTGCGCGTGAGCGATGCGTCCAACTCCGCCCTCACCGACATGAGCAACACGGCCTTCACCATCACCACCACGCCGACGGGCACGGGCAAGGTCTTCATCAACGAGGTGCTGGCCAACGAGGCGGGCTCGGACGTGAACGGCGAGTTCGTGGAACTGGTGAACTCGGGTACCGCGGCGGTGGACCTGTCGGGCTGGACGATCTCCGACGCCACGGGCACGCGGCACACCTTCGCGAGCGGCACGAGCCTGGCCGCGGGCAAGGCGATCGTGGTCTTCGGGGCGGCTGCTGGCATCCCGGCGGGGCTGACCAACGCGGTGGGGGCCTCGACCGCGCAGCTCAACCTGTCCAACAGCGGGGACACCGTGACGCTGAAGAACGCGTCGGGCACGGCGATGGACACCCTCACCTATAGCTCGTCGCTCTCGGGCACCGACGGCGTGTCGGCCAACCGGAGCCCGGATGGCAGCAGCACTGGCTCCTTTGTCCTACACACCAGCGTGGGGAGCACCGCGTCCTCGCCGGGCAAGCGCGCCAACGGCACCGCGTACTGA